The DNA sequence GTGGCCTACCGGTTCTTGCAGGAATGCCCCTGGCAACGCCTGCGCGACCTGCGCGAACGCATGCCCAACCTGATGACCCAGATGCTGCTGCGCGCCTCCAACGGGGTGGGCTACACCAACTATCCCGACAACGTGGTGCAGCATTTCGTGAAAACCGCCGCCAGCTCGGGCGTGGACGTCTTCCGCGTCTTCGACAGCCTGAACTGGGTGGAAAACATGCGCGTCGCCATGGACGCGGTGATCGAGGCGGAAAAGGTCTGCGAGGGCACGATCTGCTATACCGGCGACATCTATGATCCCGACCGGGCCAAGTACGACCTGAAGTATTACGTCAAGATGGGTCAGGACCTGAAGGCTGCGGGCGCCCATGTGCTGGGCCTCAAGGACATGGCGGGGCTGCTGAAACCCGCACAGGCGCGGGCGCTGGTGACGGCGCTGAAAACAGAGGTCGGTCTGCCGATCCACTTCCACACCCATGACACGGCAGGCATTGCCTGCGCCACCATTCTCGCCGCGTCAGAGGCCGGGGTGGACGCCGTGGATTGTGCGATGGATGCGCTGTCCGGGAACACCTCTCAGGCCACCCTGGGATCGGTCGTCTCGGCGCTGCAACATACCGACCGCGACACCGGGCTGGACATGTCCGCCATCCGCGAGATCTCGGACTATTGGGAAGAGGTGCGCGCGCATTACGCCGCGTTCGAGACCGGGATGCAGGCGCCCTCCTCCGAAGTCTACCTGCACGAGATGCCCGGCGGCCAGTTCACCAACCTCAAGGCACAGGCGTCGTCCATGGGGCTGGATGACCGTTGGCCCCAGGTCGCCCGCACCTACCGCGACGTGAACCAAATGTTCGGCGATATCGTGAAGGTCACGCCAAGCTCCAAGGTCGTGGGTGACATGGCGCTGATGATGGTCAGCCAGGGCCTGACCCGCGCGCAGGTCGAAGACCCTGAAACCGATGTGTCCTTTCCCGATTCCGTGATCGACATGATGCGCGGCAACCTGGGCCAGCCGCCGGGTGGCTTTCCCGAAAAGATCCTGAAAAAGGTGCTCAAGGGAGAGAAACCGAACCTGGAGCGGCCGGGAAAACACCTCAAGCCGGTCGACCTGGAAGCGACCCGCAAGGAGCTGTCGGAGAAGTTCGACGATGTGGAGATCGACGAAGAGGATCTTTGCGGCTACCTGATGTATCCCAAGGTCTTTACCGACTACATGGAACGCCATCAGCAGTACGGCCCGGTCCGGACGCTGCCCACCTCCGCCTTCTTTTACGGGATGGAGCCGTCCGAAGAGATTTCGGCCGAAATCGACCCCGGCAAGACGCTGGAAATCCGGATGCAGGCGCTCAGCGAAACGACGGAGGACGGAGAGGTCAAGGTGTTCTTTGAACTCAACGGCCAGCCCCGCGTGATCCGGGTGCCGGACCGCAAGGTCGCGGGCACCGCCGCGAAGCGCCCCAAGGCGGAAGCGGGCAATGACAAACATGTCGGCGCGCCGATGCCGGGTGTCGTCGCCTCGGTCGCGGCGGCCGTGGGCCAGAAGGTCAAACAGGGCGACCTGCTGCTGACCATAGAGGCGATGAAGATGGAAACCGGCATCCACGCCGAGCGCGAAGCGACGGTCAAGGCGGTGCATGTCCAGCCCGGCGCGCAGATCGACGCCAAGGACCTGCTGGTGGAGTTCGAATGAAAGGAACCGCCCGGAGGTCCCGATGCGGCTGTCGGCCCTGACACTGATCGTCCCGGACTATGACGAAGCCATCGCATATTACTGCGGCACACTTGGTTTTGTCCTGGCAGAGGACATTGATCAGGGCCGCAAACGCTGGGTTCGCGTCACACCGACCGGCGGCGGCAGCGGCTTCATCCTTGCGCGGGCGGATGGTGAAGCGCAGCGGGCGGCCATCGGCAACCAGGGCGCGGGGCGGGTCTGGCTGTTCTTGCAAACAGACGATTTCGAACGGGATTACAATGCCTTGCGCGCCAAAGGTGTCACCTTCGAAGAAACGCCCCGGCAAGAGGTGTACGGGACCGTGGCTGTGTTCCGCGACTGCTTTGGCAACCGCTGGGACCTGATCGGCGACAGCGGCGGCGCAAGCGAAGGCTGAGCCCCGCGCCCCCGCCGCCGCCCCGGCCCCGCCGATCAGAACCGTGTCGTCAGCGACACCTTCAGCGTCCGCCCCGGTGCCTTCCGGGTGGGAGAGGACAGATGCCCGACGAAATCCTCGTCGAACAGGTTCTCGACACCAAAGCGCAGTTCGGTCCCGTCCAGCCACCCCCGGTCCGGCCGCCAGGTGGCGCGCAGGTTATGCGAGGTCCGGTCGGGCAGCGCAGCCCCCAGTGCATCCCGCCGGTCGGCGGCATGCACGACCTCCCAGCTCAGGTCAAAGTCATCGCCCCAGCGTTTGCCCAGGGTCAGCTGCACCCGGTCCGCCGGACTGTTGCGCCAGATCGCGGAGGTGCCGCCGGGGTTGAATTCGGTCCCCTCCCCGATATGCCCCGAAAGGTCCGCATAGATCCCCTCCGCCGTACCGTAAGAGGCTTCCAGCTCGACCCCCTTCGACTCGACGCTCTCAAGGTCCGGCCCCATGCCACCAGCCACCACGTAGCTGGTGATGTCGCGCAGCGTGGTGTGATATAGATTGCCCCGGACCGTCAGACTGTCGTCCGCCGTGAACACAGCCCCTCCTGTATACGCCGCGCCGAATTCCAGCGTGTGGGATTTTTCCGCCGTTGCGATGCGCCGCTGCGCGGTGGCGCTGGTGCCCAGATCGTCGATGATCGGCAGCGATTCCGTATAGGCCGCACTGCCAAAGACAGAGAGGCCATTGCCGAAATCATAGGCCAGCGCCAGCCCGCCCATCAGCGCGTCCTTGTCATAGCTGTCCGCCACCCCCGCAAGCGGCAGCGCCGAGGTGATGCGCGACGCCTCGTAGCGCAGGGCGGGTGTGATGGTGAACCGCCCCACCGACATTTCATCCACCACGAAGAGCGCCTGCCGGTTGTCGTGGCCACCGGGCGCGCCTGCAGCGGTGTTGTCGGCCCTGTCGCGCCGCTGAACCTCGAGTCCGGCCAGCATGTCATGCGATACTGCACCGGTCTGGAACAGGGCGCGGTTGCTGACGGTCAGCTTCGTTGTTTCATAGTGCTGGTCCGCGTTTACCGTAGCCAGAAGGCGCGGGAAGGACGGCGTCCCTTCCAGCGGTGAAGACCCCGGCACATAGTCGTATTCAATGATCTGATCCGCGTAGGACAGATTTGCGCGCAGGTCGATCAGGTCGCTGGCGGGGTTGAACCGGTACTCCAGCACGGTCTGGGCCGTATCGGTCAGCCGGTCCACATTGCCGAAACTGCCCCCCGTGGTATCGAACTGATCATAGGGCACATCCTTGTCGTCCGCCACGGTGCGCGAATGGCTGAAGGTCAGCGATTGCGCATCGTCCTGCCCAAAGGTGAATTTCCCCTTGGCCAGATAGGATGGCGTCTGGAACGCGCTGTTGCCGATCACGGCACCATCCCCGGATTGCAGATCGTTCTGATCCCGGAAGGAATAGTTCAGCAGGAATTCGGCGCGCGGCGTCGGCATCCAGGCCAGATTTGTCGAACTGACCTTGCCGTCCCCGTTGCTGCTGTACTCGAACGTCTGGGACCCGCCAAAGCCCGGCACGCCGCCGGTGAAATCGGAGGCGTCCCTGGTCTCCAGCTTGACCACCCCGCCGACGATACCAGCGCCGTAGGCAAAGCTGCCGATGGTGCCGCGCAGCACCTCGACGCGGCGGTACAGCATCGGGTCGGTGAACAATTGCGTGCCGATGCGGTACAGTTCTTCGGATCCGACGCTGGCGCCATCCACCAGCACGGCGATCTTCTGGTCCGACCCGTAAGTCGTGTTCGCGCCGAAGCCACGGATGTTGATCCCCGACCCCTGCGGCGTGGTCCCGTTCACCAGCGAAACACCCGGCACCGAATCGATGAGCTGCGCCACGGTCCCCGCCTGCCGGTCAGCGATTTCTTCCTCGTCCACCACCGTCCGGGCCAGTGCCGTACCGTAGCTGAGATCGCGCTTGCCGGCAGTCAGGACAAG is a window from the Sulfitobacter sp. THAF37 genome containing:
- a CDS encoding VOC family protein, which codes for MRLSALTLIVPDYDEAIAYYCGTLGFVLAEDIDQGRKRWVRVTPTGGGSGFILARADGEAQRAAIGNQGAGRVWLFLQTDDFERDYNALRAKGVTFEETPRQEVYGTVAVFRDCFGNRWDLIGDSGGASEG
- a CDS encoding TonB-dependent receptor plug domain-containing protein, producing the protein MFTSLLRGSTALVCLSLASPALAQDDDTPGFLGTLVLTAGKRDLSYGTALARTVVDEEEIADRQAGTVAQLIDSVPGVSLVNGTTPQGSGINIRGFGANTTYGSDQKIAVLVDGASVGSEELYRIGTQLFTDPMLYRRVEVLRGTIGSFAYGAGIVGGVVKLETRDASDFTGGVPGFGGSQTFEYSSNGDGKVSSTNLAWMPTPRAEFLLNYSFRDQNDLQSGDGAVIGNSAFQTPSYLAKGKFTFGQDDAQSLTFSHSRTVADDKDVPYDQFDTTGGSFGNVDRLTDTAQTVLEYRFNPASDLIDLRANLSYADQIIEYDYVPGSSPLEGTPSFPRLLATVNADQHYETTKLTVSNRALFQTGAVSHDMLAGLEVQRRDRADNTAAGAPGGHDNRQALFVVDEMSVGRFTITPALRYEASRITSALPLAGVADSYDKDALMGGLALAYDFGNGLSVFGSAAYTESLPIIDDLGTSATAQRRIATAEKSHTLEFGAAYTGGAVFTADDSLTVRGNLYHTTLRDITSYVVAGGMGPDLESVESKGVELEASYGTAEGIYADLSGHIGEGTEFNPGGTSAIWRNSPADRVQLTLGKRWGDDFDLSWEVVHAADRRDALGAALPDRTSHNLRATWRPDRGWLDGTELRFGVENLFDEDFVGHLSSPTRKAPGRTLKVSLTTRF